One genomic segment of Deltaproteobacteria bacterium includes these proteins:
- a CDS encoding transposase produces the protein GRKSAIDGRTTRHPGYALSQRLRKRVEEIFGWMKTVGNLRKTRHRGLERVGWMFILTAAAYNLVRISNLIAAAST, from the coding sequence AGGCCGGAAATCTGCCATTGACGGCCGGACTACTCGCCATCCGGGCTACGCCCTCAGCCAACGCCTGCGCAAACGGGTGGAGGAAATCTTCGGGTGGATGAAAACCGTCGGCAATCTCCGGAAAACCCGGCACCGAGGCCTGGAACGGGTGGGCTGGATGTTTATCCTCACCGCCGCGGCTTACAATCTGGTGCGAATCAGCAACCTGATAGCGGCAGCTTCTACCTGA